The Vicia villosa cultivar HV-30 ecotype Madison, WI linkage group LG1, Vvil1.0, whole genome shotgun sequence genome includes a region encoding these proteins:
- the LOC131626289 gene encoding UPF0051 protein ABCI8, chloroplastic-like isoform X1 codes for MPAMSSLLVNGIPQFRPQVVKGSSVHVNCTKSRASGFKVRANSCGDHQVDNFLKRDYRWGFNQQIDSFSLPKGLSEETVRLISARKNEPDWMLDFRLKAYHKFLNMKDPNWSDNRYPKINFQDICYYSEPKKKPTSDSLDEPAPKLLAYFDRLGVPLLENKTGNVAVDVVCDSVSIATTHKKTLEEKSGVIFCAISEAVREYPDLVKKYLGKVVPSDDNFYAALNSAVHGDGTFVYIPKNVKCPMQISTYFRINAKEFGQFERTLIVAEEGSFVEYLEGCTAPVYDTNQLHAAVVELYCHEGAEIKYLTKQDWYAGDENGRGGIYNFVTKRGLCAGARSKISWTQVEIGSAITWKYPSVVLEGDESVGEFHSVALTNNYQQADTGTKMLHKGKNTRSRIVSKGISAAHSRNCYRGLVQVMSGADGAKSSSQCDSMLVGDTAAANTYPYIQSKNPSARIEHEATTSKIGEDQLFYFQQRGIDYENAMSAMIVGFCRDVIDDLPYEFASETKQLLSLKLKGSVG; via the exons ATGCCAGCAATGTCATCTCTTCTTGTCAATGGAATTCCCCAATTTCGTCCACAAGTTGTGAAAGGCTCTTCGGTTCACGTAAATTGTACCAAATCAAGAGCTTCAGGTTTTAAGGTTAGGGCAAACAGTTGTGGTGATCACCAAGTTGACAACTTCCTGAAAAGGGATTATAGGTGGGGATTTAATCAACAAATAGACTCATTTTCTTTACCCAAAGGCCTATCCGAGGAAACCGTTCGGTTAATATCTGCAAGAAAAAATGAGCCTGATTGGATGCTTGACTTTAGACTTAAAGCATATCACAAGTTTTTGAACATGAAAGATCCAAACTGGTCTGACAATAGATACCCGAAAATTAATTTTCAGGATATTTGTTATTATTCCGAGCCTAAGAAGAAACCAACTTCGGATAGTCTTGATGAGCCTGCACCTAAGCTACTCGCCTACTTTGATAGGCTTGGGGTTCCTCTCTTAGAAAATAAGACGGGTAATGTAGCCGTAGATGTTGTTTGTGATAGTGTTTCGATTGCAACGACTCATAAGAAGACTTTGGAGGAAAAGTCGGGCGTGATATTCTGTGCTATATCCGAAGCTGTAAGGGAGTATCCGGATTTGGTTAAGAAGTATTTAGGAAAGGTTGTCCCTTCTGATGATAACTTTTATGCAGCGTTGAATTCTGCTGTGCATGGGGATGGGACGTTTGTGTATATTCCCAAGAATGTCAAGTGTCCAATGCAAATATCGACATATTTTAGGATTAATGCGAAAGAGTTTGGTCAGTTTGAGAGGACATTGATTGTCGCAGAAGAGGGTAGTTTTGTGGAGTACTTGGAAGGGTGTACTGCACCCGTTTACGATACTAATCAGTTACACGCAGCAGTGGTTGAATTATATTGTCATGAAGGAGCGGAGATTAAATATCTGACAAAGCAGGATTGGTATGCTGGTGACGAGAATGGGAGAGGTGGGATATATAACTTTGTCACCAAGAGGGGACTCTGTGCTGGGGCCAGATCAAAGATATCTTGGACACAGGTGGAAATAGGATCAGCAATTACATGGAAGTATCCGAGTGTTGTTCTAGAGGGTGATGAATCAGTAGGGGAGTTTCATTCGGTAGCACTGACTAATAACTATCAGCAGGCAGATACAGGGACAAAGATGTTACATAAGGGAAAGAATACTAGGAGTAGAATCGTATCGAAAGGTATTTCTGCTGCTCATTCCAGAAATTGTTATAGAGGACTTGTGCAGGTAATGTCAGGTGCAGACGGAGCTAAAAGCTCCTCACAGTGCGATTCCATGCTCGTAGGAGATACTGCAGCTGCAAATACCTACCCATACATTCAG TCTAAGAATCCTTCTGCTCGAATTGAACATGAAGCTACAACATCGAAAATTGGTGAAGATCAGCTGTTTTACTTTCAACAGAGAGGAATCGACTATGAGAATGCCATGTCGGCTATGATAGTTGGATTCTGTAGAGATGTAATTGATGATCTTCCATATGAATTTGCTTCTGAAACAAAACAGTTGTTGAGCTTGAAGCTAAAAGGATCTGTTGGTTAG
- the LOC131626289 gene encoding UPF0051 protein ABCI8, chloroplastic-like isoform X2, with translation MSSLLVNGIPQFRPQVVKGSSVHVNCTKSRASGFKVRANSCGDHQVDNFLKRDYRWGFNQQIDSFSLPKGLSEETVRLISARKNEPDWMLDFRLKAYHKFLNMKDPNWSDNRYPKINFQDICYYSEPKKKPTSDSLDEPAPKLLAYFDRLGVPLLENKTGNVAVDVVCDSVSIATTHKKTLEEKSGVIFCAISEAVREYPDLVKKYLGKVVPSDDNFYAALNSAVHGDGTFVYIPKNVKCPMQISTYFRINAKEFGQFERTLIVAEEGSFVEYLEGCTAPVYDTNQLHAAVVELYCHEGAEIKYLTKQDWYAGDENGRGGIYNFVTKRGLCAGARSKISWTQVEIGSAITWKYPSVVLEGDESVGEFHSVALTNNYQQADTGTKMLHKGKNTRSRIVSKGISAAHSRNCYRGLVQVMSGADGAKSSSQCDSMLVGDTAAANTYPYIQSKNPSARIEHEATTSKIGEDQLFYFQQRGIDYENAMSAMIVGFCRDVIDDLPYEFASETKQLLSLKLKGSVG, from the exons ATGTCATCTCTTCTTGTCAATGGAATTCCCCAATTTCGTCCACAAGTTGTGAAAGGCTCTTCGGTTCACGTAAATTGTACCAAATCAAGAGCTTCAGGTTTTAAGGTTAGGGCAAACAGTTGTGGTGATCACCAAGTTGACAACTTCCTGAAAAGGGATTATAGGTGGGGATTTAATCAACAAATAGACTCATTTTCTTTACCCAAAGGCCTATCCGAGGAAACCGTTCGGTTAATATCTGCAAGAAAAAATGAGCCTGATTGGATGCTTGACTTTAGACTTAAAGCATATCACAAGTTTTTGAACATGAAAGATCCAAACTGGTCTGACAATAGATACCCGAAAATTAATTTTCAGGATATTTGTTATTATTCCGAGCCTAAGAAGAAACCAACTTCGGATAGTCTTGATGAGCCTGCACCTAAGCTACTCGCCTACTTTGATAGGCTTGGGGTTCCTCTCTTAGAAAATAAGACGGGTAATGTAGCCGTAGATGTTGTTTGTGATAGTGTTTCGATTGCAACGACTCATAAGAAGACTTTGGAGGAAAAGTCGGGCGTGATATTCTGTGCTATATCCGAAGCTGTAAGGGAGTATCCGGATTTGGTTAAGAAGTATTTAGGAAAGGTTGTCCCTTCTGATGATAACTTTTATGCAGCGTTGAATTCTGCTGTGCATGGGGATGGGACGTTTGTGTATATTCCCAAGAATGTCAAGTGTCCAATGCAAATATCGACATATTTTAGGATTAATGCGAAAGAGTTTGGTCAGTTTGAGAGGACATTGATTGTCGCAGAAGAGGGTAGTTTTGTGGAGTACTTGGAAGGGTGTACTGCACCCGTTTACGATACTAATCAGTTACACGCAGCAGTGGTTGAATTATATTGTCATGAAGGAGCGGAGATTAAATATCTGACAAAGCAGGATTGGTATGCTGGTGACGAGAATGGGAGAGGTGGGATATATAACTTTGTCACCAAGAGGGGACTCTGTGCTGGGGCCAGATCAAAGATATCTTGGACACAGGTGGAAATAGGATCAGCAATTACATGGAAGTATCCGAGTGTTGTTCTAGAGGGTGATGAATCAGTAGGGGAGTTTCATTCGGTAGCACTGACTAATAACTATCAGCAGGCAGATACAGGGACAAAGATGTTACATAAGGGAAAGAATACTAGGAGTAGAATCGTATCGAAAGGTATTTCTGCTGCTCATTCCAGAAATTGTTATAGAGGACTTGTGCAGGTAATGTCAGGTGCAGACGGAGCTAAAAGCTCCTCACAGTGCGATTCCATGCTCGTAGGAGATACTGCAGCTGCAAATACCTACCCATACATTCAG TCTAAGAATCCTTCTGCTCGAATTGAACATGAAGCTACAACATCGAAAATTGGTGAAGATCAGCTGTTTTACTTTCAACAGAGAGGAATCGACTATGAGAATGCCATGTCGGCTATGATAGTTGGATTCTGTAGAGATGTAATTGATGATCTTCCATATGAATTTGCTTCTGAAACAAAACAGTTGTTGAGCTTGAAGCTAAAAGGATCTGTTGGTTAG
- the LOC131626317 gene encoding phosphatidylinositol/phosphatidylcholine transfer protein SFH2-like, with translation MDAMNQLQTFIQKVDDPLLQKTFQNLHQGYVTETLTRFLKARDWDPSKAYQMLIDSLNWRVQNEIDNILSKPIIPAEVYRAIRDSQLIGVSGYTREGLPVFSIGVGLSTFDKASVHYYVQSHIQMNEYRDRVILPSVSKKHGRPITTCVKVLDMTGLKLSALNQIKLLTIVSSIDDQNYPEKTHTYFIVNAPYIFSACWKVVKPLLQERTRRKVQVLPGCGRDELLNIMDYPSLPHFCRKEGSGSSPHLEGGSENVYSLDHPFHQQLYDYVKQQARLREDVAPIKQGSFHVVFPEPQDVDTRIAKTIESEFDSLTLNGDKERLNNLTETRV, from the exons ATGGATGCTATGAATCAGTTACAGACATTCATCCAAAAAG TTGACGATCCATTGTTGCAGAAAACATTTCAG aatcttcatcaaggtTATGTTACTGAAACATTGACTCGATTTCTTAAAGCAAGGGATTGGGATCCTTCTAAGGCTTATCAAATG TTGATTGATTCTTTGAATTGGAGAGTACAAAATGAGATTGACAATATATTATCC AAACCAATTATTCCTGCCGAAGTATATAGAGCAATACGTGATTCACAACTCATTGGAGTGTCCGGGTACACAAGAGAG GGTCTTCCTGTCTTTTCAATTGGTGTTGGGCTTAGCACGTTTGACAAAGCATCC GTACATTATTATGTGCAGTCTCACATTCAAATGAATGAATATCGCGACCGTGTAATCTTG CCTTCTGTATCGAAGAAGCATGGTCGGCCTATTACCACTTGTGTTAAGGTTTTAGACATGACTGGTCTGAAGCTGTCGGCCCTGAATCAGATTAAG TTGTTAACGATTGTATCATCCATTGATGATCAGAACTACCCTGAGAAGACGCATACTTATTTCATTGTAAATGCGCCATACATATTTTCAGCTTGTTGGAAG GTTGTGAAGCCACTTTTGCAAGAGAGGACAAGAAGAAAAGTGCAGGTCTTACCAGGATGTGGACGAGATGAGCTGTTAAAT ATCATGGATTACCCATCTCTGCCACATTTCTGTAGAAAAGAAGGCTCTGGTTCATCCCCACATTTAGAAGGTGGAAGCGAAAATGTCTATTCTCTGGATCATCCCTTCCATCAACAGCTCTACGACTACGTCAAGCAGCAAGCCAGACTCCGGGAAGATGTTGCACCCATCAAACAGGGATCATTTCATGTGGTATTCCCCGAACCTCAGGATGTGGATACAAGGATTGCCAAGACTATAGAGTCGGAGTTTGATAGCTTAACCTTGAACGGTGATAAGGAACGTTTGAACAATTTGACTGAGACACGGGTCTAA
- the LOC131626309 gene encoding WEB family protein At1g12150-like, whose amino-acid sequence MKSLRKSDSPRGEVGEIDTRAPFQSVKAAVSLFGEVAVPRDRFAVKRRSAENVFEKETQLILAQKELGKLKKHVVNAEATKAKALSDLEKAKETLENLTNKLNNVRESKQSAMEAAEAVKNQGKHFEKTLSLKAIGYEAWKHELEHARNAYTTTVTKLDSSKKELTKIRQDFDAVLEAKLTAVQATGEAQRSAKLNSERIGELSEEIATMKASIEQLKLTSAANETQFEFYKTTKEEAQKKLEALKNEYNDPELIQSLDAKLAETSAEIEVLQEQMKKIHASKMDSVRLLTSELKEATKKLQEVSAEENSLKKLVYMLRTELKQVKKEQDELKEKKQAAEDLAANLADELEESKEEAGPQPGTVEDLEADIFYMQNSKVQKLQSETEDAKREAEEMRRKAQELKQEAEKSRAVADEAEKNLELVLKEAKAAKASELKAIKEMKILSDVQSRLSNSKFSGKIGMRNEEFESLNGKVKQIQDLAEKKEASVMAELQEMYTRKNELDRKVEASQKVIEETKAAMETALWYAEMADSAKVAMEHELTRCRQPGSTNSRISDCSDNSSILSN is encoded by the exons ATGAAAAGCCTTAGAAAGTCGGATTCTCCGAGGGGAGAGGTTGGAGAGATTGACACAAGGGCACCATTCCAATCTGTCAAAGCAGCTGTTAGTTTATTCGGTGAAGTAGCAGTTCCTAGGGACAGATTCGCTGTCAAGAGAAGATCAGCAGAG AATGTATTTGAAAAGGAGACACAACTTATCTTGGCCCAAAAAGAACTAGGCAAGTTAAAGAAACATGTCGTCAATGCCGAGGCCACGAAAGCGAAAGCACTTTCTGACCTTGAGAAGGCCAAGGAGACCCTTGAGAATTTGACAAACAAGCTGAACAATGTGAGAGAATCCAAGCAATCTGCAATGGAAGCGGCAGAAGCTGTGAAGAATCAAGGCAAGCATTTTGAAAAGACGTTATCTCTAAAAGCTATAGGATATGAAGCTTGGAAACATGAGCTAGAACATGCAAGGAACGCGTACACGACTACGGTAACAAAACTAGATTCTTCCAAGAAAGAACTCACGAAAATCAGGCAAGATTTTGATGCAGTTTTGGAGGCGAAGCTGACAGCAGTCCAGGCAACAGGAGAAGCTCAGCGGTCTGCAAAGTTAAACTCGGAAAGGATTGGTGAACTGTCGGAGGAAATCGCAACGATGAAAGCATCGATAGAACAGTTGAAGCTCACCTCTGCGGCAAATGAAACACAATTTGAGTTTTATAAAACCACAAAAGAAGAAGCACAGAAGAAGCTGGAGGCTTTGAAGAATGAATATAATGATCCAGAACTAATCCAAAGTCTTGACGCAAAACTTGCTGAAACAAGTGCGGAGATTGAGGTTCTTCAAGAGCAGATGAAAAAGATCCATGCTTCTAAGATGGATTCTGTGAGACTTCTAACTTCAGAACTCAAAGAAGCGACAAAGAAACTGCAGGAGGTTTCTGCAGAAGAAAACTCCCTTAAAAAGCTAGTGTACATGCTTAGGACAGAACTGAAACAAGTGAAGAAGGAGCAAGATGAACTGAAGGAGAAGAAACAAGCAGCAGAAGATCTTGCTGCTAACCTCGCCGACGAATTGGAAGAGAGCAAGGAAGAGGCAGGGCCTCAGCCAGGTACTGTGGAGGATCTTGAAGCTGATATCTTCTACATGCAGAATTCCAAAGTCCAGAAGTTACAATCGGAGACAGAAGATGCAAAAAGAGAAGCAGAAGAGATGAGAAGAAAGGCTCAGGAactgaagcaagaagcagaaaaaTCCCGAGCAGTGGCTGACGAAGCAGAGAAAAACCTGGAACTTGTACTGAAAGAGGCCAAAGCAGCAAAAGCATCAGAACTAAAAGccatcaaagagatgaagattttgtcCGACGTGCAAAGTAGACTCTCGAATTCAAAATTCAGCGGTAAAATCGGGATGCGAAATGAAGAGTTTGAGTCATTGAATGGAAAAGTGAAGCAAATTCAAGATTTGGCAGAAAAGAAAGAGGCATCTGTCATGGCTGAGCTGCAAGAAATGTACACAAGGAAAAATGAACTCGACAGAAAGGTGGAAGCTAGCCAGAAAGTTATTGAGGAAACAAAGGCTGCAATGGAGACAGCTTTGTGGTATGCAGAGATGGCAGATTCAGCTAAAGTGGCAATGGAGCATGAACTAACCAGATGCCGTCAACCTGGTAGTACGAATTCCCGGATATCAGATTGTTCTGATAATTCTTCAATATTGAGCAACTAG
- the LOC131626326 gene encoding acetyl-CoA acetyltransferase 1-like has protein sequence MSSNSRDVCIVGVARTPMGGFLGSLSSLSATHLGSLAIQAALKRANVDPSLVQEVFFGNVLSANLGQAPARQAALAAGIPTSVVCTTINKVCSSGMKATMLAAQTIQLGSNDVVVVGGMESMSNAPKYIVQARKGSRLGHDTIIDGMLKDGLWDVYNDFGMGVCGELCAAQYSITRDEQDAYAIQSFERGISAQKNGHFAWEIVPVEISNGRGKPSTLVDKDEGLGKFDAAKLRKLGPNFKKVGGTVTAGNASSISDGAAALVLVSEAKARELGLHVIAKIKGFADAAQAPELFTTAPSLAIPKAISNAGLKASQIDYYEINEAFSVVALANQKLLSLDPAKVNAHGGAVSLGHPLGCSGARILVTLLGVLRHKGGKYGVGAICNGGGGASALVVELVQGATLRRSSL, from the exons ATGTCTTCAAATTCCCGAG aTGTTTGTATTGTTGGTGTTGCAAGGACACCAATGGGTGGTTTCCTTGGTTCCCTTTCATCTCTTTCAGCCACACACCTAGGCTCACTCGCTATTCAAG CTGCTCTCAAGAGAGCTAATGTTGATCCATCACTTGTGCAAGAAGTGTTTTTTGGGAATGTTCTTAGTGCTAATCTAGGCCAGGCTCCTGCTAGACAGGCTGCATTAGCTGCTGGAATACCCACATCTGTTGTTTGCACTACTATTAACAAAGTTTGTTCATCAGGGATGAAAG CTACTATGCTTGCTGCACAAACAATTCAGTTGGGTtccaatgatgttgttgtggttgGTGGTATGGAAAGCATGTCAAATGCGCCTAAGTACATTGTCCAAGCAAGGAAGGGTTCTCGGTTAGGACATGATACTATCATTGACGGTATGCTCAAAGATGGCCTTTGGGATGTCTATAATGATTTTGGCATGGGAGTTTGTGGAGAACTGTGTGCAGCTCAGTATTCCATAACTAGAGATGAGCAG GATGCTTATGCCATTCAAAGCTTTGAGAGAGGAATATCTGCACAAAAGAATGGTCATTTTGCTTGGGAGATAGTTCCG GTTGAAATTTCCAATGGAAGAGGAAAGCCTTCCACACTAGTAGATAAAGATGAAGGTTTGGGGAAG TTTGATGCTGCAAAGTTAAGGAAGCTTGGACCAAACTTTAAAAAGGTTGGAGGTACCGTGACTGCTGGCAATGCTTCTAGCATAAG TGATGGTGCTGCTGCATTAGTGCTAGTGAGCGAAGCGAAGGCACGTGAGCTTGGTTTGCATGTAATTGCAAAGATAAAAGGATTTGCAGATGCAGCTCAG GCACCCGAATTATTTACAACTGCTCCTTCCCTTGCAATACCTAAAGCTATATCAAATGCTGGTCTGAAGGCTTCTCAAATTGATTATTATGAAATAAATGAAGCCTTTTCA GTTGTGGCTCTTGCGAATCAGAAGCTTCTCAGTCTTGATCCT GCAAAAGTTAATGCACATGGAGGTGCTGTATCATTGGGGCATCCATTGGGTTGCAGTGGAGCTCGCATCTTAGTTACATTATTAGGG GTATTGAGACATAAGGGTGGAAAGTATGGTGTTGGTGCCATCTGCAACGGGGGAGGAGGTGCCTCTGCTCTAGTCGTTGAGCTAGT GCAAGGCGCTACTTTGAGACGTTCGTCATTGTGA